Proteins encoded by one window of Puntigrus tetrazona isolate hp1 chromosome 25, ASM1883169v1, whole genome shotgun sequence:
- the LOC122330438 gene encoding receptor-type tyrosine-protein phosphatase eta-like isoform X4: MARLSFKTVCKGTALLLFFIILGLNAQSNTDITSLPVTLSITSTEENTSSQALSTTTAPATTSSPSTESQTSVSTTAPVTTSSLLNETQTSSPTSIFIHGHLTASVTTSSPSTESQTSASTTAPVTTSSLLTTTQTSSPTTAPVTTSSLLTTTQTSTSTTPVTTSSLLTTTQTSSPTTASVTTSSSSTESQTSASTTAPVTTSSLLTTTQTSSPTTASVTTSSSSTESQTSASTTATATTSSPSTLQSQTSSPTTATATTSSPSTVQSQTSASTTAPVTTNSLLTTTQTSTPTTAPVTTSSLLTTTQTSTPTTASVTTSSPSTLQSQTSASTTAPVTTNSLLTTTQTSTPTTAPVTTSSLLTTTQTSSPTTATATTSSPSTFQSESSASTTAPVTTSSLLTTTQTSSPTTPANTSSLSPESKKSASTAATASTSSPSTKSQTSATTSSSKTESNTWLIVGIVLAVIFFFFIIILTLFFCSRRQTKKQCPDILAHTISNNISIALRIEDYEEYFKQKHKDSNCGFAEEYEELKTVGTAQSKNTALAIENKPKNRYGNVLPYDVSRVKLSMCGSLLDDYINANYIPGYNSRKEFIAAQGPLPVTVNEFWRMVWEKNVHTIVMLTRCNEMGRVKCEKYWPSGTNHYENFSVTTTSEIELESWTIRDFTIKNVKTAETRYIRQFHFTAWPDHGVPQTTEVLIDFRHLVREHMDQYSRHSPAVVHCSAGVGRTGTFIAIDHLIFQIERDSMVDIYGIVNDMRMHRPLMVQTEEQYVYLHQSAYDIIRSRTGSNMDLIYQNAIELSVYQNVQYQKL, translated from the exons GGTTTGAATGCACAGAGTAATACAG ATATCACATCACTCCCTGTCACTTTAAGTATAACTTCAACTGAGGAGAACACATCTTCTCAGGCACTGTCTACTACAA CGGCCCCTGCCACTACAAGCTCTCCTTCAACTGAGTCTCAAACATCAGTTTCTACGa CAGCACCTGTCACTACAAGCTCTCTTTTAAATGAGACTCAAACATCATCTCCTACAAGTATTTTCATTCATGGACATCtga CAGCCTCTGTCACTACAAGCTCTCCTTCAACTGAGTCTCAAACATCAGCTTCTACGa CAGCACCTGTCACTACAAGCTCTCTTTTAACTACTACTCAAACATCATCTCCTACAA cagcccctgtcACTACAAGCTCTCTTTTAACTACTACTCAAACATCAACTTCTACAA CACCTGTCACTACAAGCTCTCTTTTAACTACTACTCAAACATCATCTCCTACAA CAGCCTCTGTCACTACAAGCTCTTCCTCAACTGAGTCTCAAACATCAGCTTCTACGa cagcccctgtcACTACAAGCTCTCTTTTAACTACTACTCAAACATCATCACCTACAA CAGCCTCTGTCACTACAAGCTCTTCCTCAACTGAGTCTCAAACATCAGCTTCTACGA CAGCCACTGCCACTACTAGCTCTCCTTCAACTCTCCAGTCTCAAACATCATCTCCTACAA CAGCCACTGCCACTACAAGCTCTCCTTCAACTGTCCAGTCTCAAACATCAGCTTCTACGa cagcccctgtcACTACAAACTCTCTTTTAACTACTACTCAAACATCAACTCCTACAA CAGCACCTGTCACTACAAGCTCTCTTTTAACTACTACTCAAACATCAACTCCTACAA CAGCCTCTGTCACTACAAGCTCTCCTTCAACTCTCCAGTCTCAAACATCAGCTTCTACGa cagcccctgtcACTACAAACTCTCTTTTAACTACTACTCAAACATCAACTCCTACAA CAGCACCTGTCACTACAAGCTCTCTTTTAACTACTACTCAAACATCATCTCCTACAA CAGCCACTGCCACTACTAGCTCTCCTTCAACTTTCCAGTCTGAATCATCAGCTTCTACGa cagcccctgtcACTACAAGCTCTCTTTTAACTACTACTCAAACATCATCTCCTACAA CTCCTGCAAATACAAGCTCACTTTCACCTGAGTCTAAAAAATCAGCTTCTACAG CAGCCACTGCAAGTACTAGCTCTCCTTCAACTAAGTCACAAACATCAGCTACTACAA GTTCCTCTAAAACAGAGTCTAACACTTGGCTGATTGTTGGCATAGTTTTGGCagtgatcttttttttcttcatcatcattCTCACTCTCTTCTTCTGTTCAAGAAG acaaaccaaaaaacaatgTCCAGACATCCTTGCGCACACCATTAG taataacat TAGTATTGCTTTGAGAATAGAAGATTATGAAGAGTACTTTAAGCAGAAACATAAGGATTCCAACTGTGGTTTTGCTGAAGAGTATGAG GAGTTGAAGACTGTTGGAACAGCACAGTCAAAGAACACTGCCCTGGCTATTGAAAACAAGCCGAAGAACCGTTACGGCAATGTGCTACCTT ATGATGTTTCAAGAGTGAAGTTATCAATGTGCGGCAGTCTCTTAGATGACTACATCAATGCCAACTACATCCCA GGTTACAATTCAAGAAAAGAGTTTATAGCAGCTCAGGGTCCTCTGCCCGTCACAGTGAATGAATTCTGGAGAATGGTCTGGGAGAAGAACGTCCACACCATAGTGATGCTGACCAGATGCAATGAGATGGGACGA GTGAAATGTGAGAAGTACTGGCCATCTGGGACTAATCATTATGAAAATTTCTCTGTGACGACCACCTCAGAGATAGAACTGGAGAGTTGGACCATAAGAGATTTcacaatcaaaaat GTAAAAACAGCAGAAACTCGTTACATACGTCAGTTCCACTTCACGGCGTGGCCAGATCATGGAGTTCCACAGACCACTGAAGTCCTCATTGACTTCAGACACCTGGTGAGAGAACACATGGACCAGTACTCACGCCACTCTCCTGCTGTGGTGCATTGCAG TGCCGGTGTGGGAAGAACTGGGACCTTCATTGCCATTGATCACCTGATCTTCCAGATTGAAAGAGACAGTATGGTGGACATCTATGGAATTGTTAATGATATGCGCATGCACAGGCCTCTCATGGTGCAGACTGAG GAGCAATATGTTTACCTCCACCAGAGTGCGTATGACATAATTCGATCAAGAACGGGATCCAACATGGACTTAATTTACCAAAATGCAATAGAGCTTAGTGTCTATCAGAATGTACAATatcaaaaattgtaa
- the LOC122330438 gene encoding receptor-type tyrosine-protein phosphatase eta-like isoform X19 encodes MARLSFKTVCKGTALLLFFIILGLNAQSNTDITSLPVTLSITSTEENTSSQALSTTTAPATTSSPSTESQTSVSTTAPVTTSSLLNETQTSSPTSIFIHGHLTASVTTSSPSTESQTSASTTAPVTTSSLLTTTQTSSPTTAPVTTSSLLTTTQTSTSTTAPVTTSSLLTTTQTSSPTTASVTTSSSSTESQTSASTTAPVTTSSLLTTTQTSSPTTASVTTSSSSTESQTSASTTATATTSSPSTLQSQTSSPTTATATTSSPSTVQSQTSASTTAPVTTNSLLTTTQTSTPTTAPVTTSSLLTTTQTSTPTTASVTTSSPSTLQSQTSASTTPVTTNSLLTTTQTSTPTTAPVTTSSLLTTTQTSSPTTTATTSSPSTFQSESSASTTAPVTTSSLLTTTQTSSPTTPANTSSLSPESKKSASTAATASTSSPSTKSQTSATTSSSKTESNTWLIVGIVLAVIFFFFIIILTLFFCSRRQTKKQCPDILAHTISNNISIALRIEDYEEYFKQKHKDSNCGFAEEYEELKTVGTAQSKNTALAIENKPKNRYGNVLPYDVSRVKLSMCGSLLDDYINANYIPGYNSRKEFIAAQGPLPVTVNEFWRMVWEKNVHTIVMLTRCNEMGRVKCEKYWPSGTNHYENFSVTTTSEIELESWTIRDFTIKNVKTAETRYIRQFHFTAWPDHGVPQTTEVLIDFRHLVREHMDQYSRHSPAVVHCSAGVGRTGTFIAIDHLIFQIERDSMVDIYGIVNDMRMHRPLMVQTEEQYVYLHQSAYDIIRSRTGSNMDLIYQNAIELSVYQNVQYQKL; translated from the exons GGTTTGAATGCACAGAGTAATACAG ATATCACATCACTCCCTGTCACTTTAAGTATAACTTCAACTGAGGAGAACACATCTTCTCAGGCACTGTCTACTACAA CGGCCCCTGCCACTACAAGCTCTCCTTCAACTGAGTCTCAAACATCAGTTTCTACGa CAGCACCTGTCACTACAAGCTCTCTTTTAAATGAGACTCAAACATCATCTCCTACAAGTATTTTCATTCATGGACATCtga CAGCCTCTGTCACTACAAGCTCTCCTTCAACTGAGTCTCAAACATCAGCTTCTACGa CAGCACCTGTCACTACAAGCTCTCTTTTAACTACTACTCAAACATCATCTCCTACAA cagcccctgtcACTACAAGCTCTCTTTTAACTACTACTCAAACATCAACTTCTACAA CAGCACCTGTCACTACAAGCTCTCTTTTAACTACTACTCAAACATCATCTCCTACAA CAGCCTCTGTCACTACAAGCTCTTCCTCAACTGAGTCTCAAACATCAGCTTCTACGa cagcccctgtcACTACAAGCTCTCTTTTAACTACTACTCAAACATCATCACCTACAA CAGCCTCTGTCACTACAAGCTCTTCCTCAACTGAGTCTCAAACATCAGCTTCTACGA CAGCCACTGCCACTACTAGCTCTCCTTCAACTCTCCAGTCTCAAACATCATCTCCTACAA CAGCCACTGCCACTACAAGCTCTCCTTCAACTGTCCAGTCTCAAACATCAGCTTCTACGa cagcccctgtcACTACAAACTCTCTTTTAACTACTACTCAAACATCAACTCCTACAA CAGCACCTGTCACTACAAGCTCTCTTTTAACTACTACTCAAACATCAACTCCTACAA CAGCCTCTGTCACTACAAGCTCTCCTTCAACTCTCCAGTCTCAAACATCAGCTTCTACGa cccctgtcACTACAAACTCTCTTTTAACTACTACTCAAACATCAACTCCTACAA CAGCACCTGTCACTACAAGCTCTCTTTTAACTACTACTCAAACATCATCTCCTACAA CCACTGCCACTACTAGCTCTCCTTCAACTTTCCAGTCTGAATCATCAGCTTCTACGa cagcccctgtcACTACAAGCTCTCTTTTAACTACTACTCAAACATCATCTCCTACAA CTCCTGCAAATACAAGCTCACTTTCACCTGAGTCTAAAAAATCAGCTTCTACAG CAGCCACTGCAAGTACTAGCTCTCCTTCAACTAAGTCACAAACATCAGCTACTACAA GTTCCTCTAAAACAGAGTCTAACACTTGGCTGATTGTTGGCATAGTTTTGGCagtgatcttttttttcttcatcatcattCTCACTCTCTTCTTCTGTTCAAGAAG acaaaccaaaaaacaatgTCCAGACATCCTTGCGCACACCATTAG taataacat TAGTATTGCTTTGAGAATAGAAGATTATGAAGAGTACTTTAAGCAGAAACATAAGGATTCCAACTGTGGTTTTGCTGAAGAGTATGAG GAGTTGAAGACTGTTGGAACAGCACAGTCAAAGAACACTGCCCTGGCTATTGAAAACAAGCCGAAGAACCGTTACGGCAATGTGCTACCTT ATGATGTTTCAAGAGTGAAGTTATCAATGTGCGGCAGTCTCTTAGATGACTACATCAATGCCAACTACATCCCA GGTTACAATTCAAGAAAAGAGTTTATAGCAGCTCAGGGTCCTCTGCCCGTCACAGTGAATGAATTCTGGAGAATGGTCTGGGAGAAGAACGTCCACACCATAGTGATGCTGACCAGATGCAATGAGATGGGACGA GTGAAATGTGAGAAGTACTGGCCATCTGGGACTAATCATTATGAAAATTTCTCTGTGACGACCACCTCAGAGATAGAACTGGAGAGTTGGACCATAAGAGATTTcacaatcaaaaat GTAAAAACAGCAGAAACTCGTTACATACGTCAGTTCCACTTCACGGCGTGGCCAGATCATGGAGTTCCACAGACCACTGAAGTCCTCATTGACTTCAGACACCTGGTGAGAGAACACATGGACCAGTACTCACGCCACTCTCCTGCTGTGGTGCATTGCAG TGCCGGTGTGGGAAGAACTGGGACCTTCATTGCCATTGATCACCTGATCTTCCAGATTGAAAGAGACAGTATGGTGGACATCTATGGAATTGTTAATGATATGCGCATGCACAGGCCTCTCATGGTGCAGACTGAG GAGCAATATGTTTACCTCCACCAGAGTGCGTATGACATAATTCGATCAAGAACGGGATCCAACATGGACTTAATTTACCAAAATGCAATAGAGCTTAGTGTCTATCAGAATGTACAATatcaaaaattgtaa